The window AGGTCGATGGTGAGCGATCCCCTCGTTGCCACCTGTTGGCCAGATCCGGTTCGCGAATGAAAGGACGCGCCAGGGCAATATAATCCGCATCTCCTGATTGCAGGGTTTGTTCAAGCAGTTCCAGGGTGCGAAAGCCGCCCACCACCAGGATCGGACAACGCGCAACTGCCTTGATTTTGCGGGCCAGATCCCGATGATACCCCTCTTCGGCGAGTGAACCGGCCCGGCCCCGTACCGGAGTCTGTTTGCCGGATGCCGCCGTTCCTCCACTGACCTCGATGGCATCGATCCCCGCCGCTGCCAGTTTTTCCGCCGCGATCATGGCTTCGGCCAGCGTCAACCCTCCTGCCAGGAAGTCGTCGCCATTGAGCTTGATCAGCACCGGATAGTTGGGTCCCACCGTCTGCCGGACTGCGGCATGGACTTCCATTAAAAACCGCTGCCGATTTTCAATGCTGCCGCCATAGTCATCGGTGCGCTGGTTGCTCAGGGGGGAGAGGAACTGGTTGATCAAATAGCCGTGTGCCGCATGCAGTTGGACCGCATCGAAGCCGGATGCCTTGGCCCGGCGGGCCGCAGCGGCAAAGGCGCTGACCAGGGCGGCAATGTCGTCGCGGGTCATGGCCGCCGATGGCTCGGGACACAGGTCATTGCGGATTCCAGAGGGGGTCCATGGCAGGTGATTCAAACCGGTGGTGTCGGCCTTGCCTCCCGTATGCACCAGTTGAACAGCAATGGTTCCCCCTTCGACATGGACGGCTTTTGTCAAACGTTGCAGGGCATCGATCCGCTCATCCGTATGAATACCCATGGCCCCGGCCAGTTGGCGACCATCGGCCCGTACATGGGCATATCCGGTCACGATCAACCCCACGCCGCCCCGGGCCAGATCCCGATAACAGGTCATGAGTCGATCCGTCGGGCTTCCATCCTCGGTACACATGCCCTCCCAGGTGGCTGAACGAACCAGACGATTTTTCAACACCATGCCATTGATGACGGTTTTTTCAAAAATGTGTTTCATCCTGTCACCTCGCCAACTGTATTTCCACCCAAAACCTCAGACAACGAACCACCGTCCAGAACCCGGTCTGTCCACACCTGCAATGTTTCAAGGTTGGCAGCCTGCACCTGCGCTTCAACCTGGGCAG of the Magnetococcales bacterium genome contains:
- a CDS encoding NADH:flavin oxidoreductase, with protein sequence MKHIFEKTVINGMVLKNRLVRSATWEGMCTEDGSPTDRLMTCYRDLARGGVGLIVTGYAHVRADGRQLAGAMGIHTDERIDALQRLTKAVHVEGGTIAVQLVHTGGKADTTGLNHLPWTPSGIRNDLCPEPSAAMTRDDIAALVSAFAAAARRAKASGFDAVQLHAAHGYLINQFLSPLSNQRTDDYGGSIENRQRFLMEVHAAVRQTVGPNYPVLIKLNGDDFLAGGLTLAEAMIAAEKLAAAGIDAIEVSGGTAASGKQTPVRGRAGSLAEEGYHRDLARKIKAVARCPILVVGGFRTLELLEQTLQSGDADYIALARPFIREPDLANRWQRGDRSPSTCQSCNGCFKPGLKEGGIYCVKKKEQE